The sequence TGCTAAGTCCGTTCGTGTGGCTGGGGATAAAATGGATGAAGCTATCCTGCAATATATTAAGCGAAAACATAACCTTGCGATTGGTGAGCGTACGGCAGAGCTTATAAAGACTACCATCGGGAATGTGATGCCGGAAGAGCCCTATGAAACCATGGATATTAAGGGCCGTGATCTTGTTTCCGGTGTACCGAAAACTTTGACCATCTCTGCCGACGAGATTCAGTCAGCTATTCAGGAGCAGATTGATGTAATCGTTGAGGCGGTTCGTGTGGCTCTCGAAGTTACTCCTCCAGAACTTTCGGCGGATATTGTTGATCAGGGAATTGTTTTGACTGGAGGTGGAGCGCTTTTGAAGAATCTGGACAAATGTCTCAAGGAGGAGACAGGCATGCCAATTATTGTGGCTGATGACCCACTTTCCTCCGTTGTACTTGGTTCTGGGAAGGCTCTTGATAATCTCGATATCCTCCGGGAAGTTACTATAGACTAGGAATAGTAACGTTCCCTTGAGGTGAAGTTGGAAGAGTGCTGCTCTTATCTGGTGGCCAGGTATCGATGATTGTTTGGAGTAGATCCGTGCGAAAAAAGAGCAATGACAGGAAGAAGACAGCTCGTTCCAGGGGGCCTCGTCTTTTTCTGCTCTTTGTTCTCTTTGTTGGTCTGCTTTTTACCCTTCTTACTTCTGCCACCGGGCGTCGTTTCGGTGTTTTCCATCAAGTTACCCTGGAAGCTTTAGGTCCACTTCAAAGTCTTTTTACCAACATTTCCATTGGTAGCATTCGACTGAAAGATAGATACATTTCTCTCTGGAATCTTCAGAAAGAAAATGATTCACTGCGAAAAGAACTGGATACCTACCATGCTCTTCTTGATGAATATCGTGAAGCGTATTCCAGGAATCGATTTTTGGAAACGGAACTCAAATTCAAAAAAGAGGAGACCTTTCCTGCCCTCATGGCGCGAGTAGTTGGGAAAGATCCTTCTTTCTGGTTTCAGACCCTTATTGTAGATCGTGGAAAAAATGATGGCGTAGTAACTGGAATGGTAGCCAGGAATTCTCAGGGGGTGGTGGGGCAGGTGGTACAGGTCTCTGATAATTACTCTAAAATACTTCTTGCCAACGCGCCGTCGAGTGCCATTGATGCCATTGTCCAGAAAAACAGGGTGCGGGGTATCCTTAAAGGAGCAGGTGAGCAGGGCTATATTCTTCAGTATGTTTTGAAAAATGGAGAAGTTGAGGAAGGTGATATTATCGTTACTGCTGGTATCGGTGGGGTGTTTCCTCCGGGGATTACCCTTGGAACAGTTTCAGCGGTACGATCCAAACGGCGCGGAATGTTTCTGGAGATTGAAGTGCAACCGGCTGTTGATTTTGCCCGCCTGGAATTTTTGTACATTAATTTGTCTGAAGAACAATTAGTTATTGACGAGATGAGCAGTTCACTTTCTTCTCAGGGAGAGTGAAAAATGGTCACTCTCAGTTTTCTTCTGTTAGGTTTTGTCCTTGTCGCAGTCCAGACTACTTTTTTTCATCAATTCCCGCATTGGCTTGGCAGGCCAGATCTGGTTTTTATTCTCCTTGTCTTTTCAGCTTACAGATTTAGCTGGTTGCCAGGTTTACTGCTTGCTATTCTACTTGGATGGTTGATGGATGTAACATCAGGTGTGTATCTTGGAACCTATCTACTTCTGGTGTTACTTGTTTTTTCTATTGTTAAGTTTCTCAGTCAAAACAGTGCTGTCAAAGAAACGGTATTTCAGATTCCACTGGTTGGTGGCAGTTATTTTTGCGCACAGTGTTTTTTTTATCTCTTTTTTGCTTTTGCCCAGCCCGGAGCTCTTCCCCCATGGTCCTGGACACGAGTAATACAGGAAACACTTATTCTCCTGGTTGCCTCTATCCCATGCTTTGTCTTCTTTAACTGGTTCTATGAAAAACTCACCACTCGACGTCTTGCATCCAGGCAGCTGAAGCGTGGTGGTGTAAACAGGTTTCGGTAAATAAAAAGATGAAGTGGTCAGGATATAATAATCTTGAAGAATTGACGGAATATGATGATGCCGATCTCGACTTCCTGAAACGCAGGATAGTGTTTGCGGGGCTTATTGTCCTTTGCTTTGCCGCCATAATTATTGCACGGCTATGGTTTCTTCAGGTTCATAAGGGGGATGAATACAGAGATAGAGCCGATAATAATCGGGTTCGAGTGCGAGAGGTTGCAGCGCCACGCGGTAATATTTTCGACGCAAAGAATCGAAAAATGGTCACTAACAGGCCATCTTTTAATGTGGTTCTTGTCCGTGAAGATTCTAATGATGTTGATAAGCTGCTTAAAAAACTAGCTACTGCCCTTGATCTTGATATTTCTATGCTCTGGGAAAAATTGCGCGATGCCAGTACTAAACCGCGCCATATCCCGGTGCGTCTTCTTGTTGATGTGGATTGGCAAACCCTTGCCTATGTTGAAAATCATAATCAGGAATTTCC comes from Desulfocapsa sulfexigens DSM 10523 and encodes:
- the mreC gene encoding rod shape-determining protein MreC; the protein is MRKKSNDRKKTARSRGPRLFLLFVLFVGLLFTLLTSATGRRFGVFHQVTLEALGPLQSLFTNISIGSIRLKDRYISLWNLQKENDSLRKELDTYHALLDEYREAYSRNRFLETELKFKKEETFPALMARVVGKDPSFWFQTLIVDRGKNDGVVTGMVARNSQGVVGQVVQVSDNYSKILLANAPSSAIDAIVQKNRVRGILKGAGEQGYILQYVLKNGEVEEGDIIVTAGIGGVFPPGITLGTVSAVRSKRRGMFLEIEVQPAVDFARLEFLYINLSEEQLVIDEMSSSLSSQGE
- the mreD gene encoding rod shape-determining protein MreD — protein: MVTLSFLLLGFVLVAVQTTFFHQFPHWLGRPDLVFILLVFSAYRFSWLPGLLLAILLGWLMDVTSGVYLGTYLLLVLLVFSIVKFLSQNSAVKETVFQIPLVGGSYFCAQCFFYLFFAFAQPGALPPWSWTRVIQETLILLVASIPCFVFFNWFYEKLTTRRLASRQLKRGGVNRFR